One Kwoniella pini CBS 10737 chromosome 10, complete sequence genomic region harbors:
- a CDS encoding 40S ribosomal protein uS11, which translates to MAPKKVRAPQEQAAVNLGPNAAEGENVFGVAHIFASFNDTFVHVTDLSGKETISRVTGGMKVKADRDESSPYAAMLAAQDVAAKCKEVGITALHVKLRATGGTGTKQPGPGGQAALRALARAGMKIGRIEDVTPIPSDSTRRKGGRRGRRL; encoded by the exons ATGGCCCCAAAGAAAGTTAGAGCTCCTCAAGAGCAAGCTGCTGTTAACCTCGGTCCTAACGCCGCCGAGGGTGAGAACGTCTTCGGTGTTGCTCACATCTTCGCTTC TTTCAACGATACCTTCGTTCACGTTACCGATCTCTCTGGTAAAGAAACCATCTCCAGAGTCACTGGTGGTATGAAAGTCAAGGCTGATCGAGATGAATCTTCT CCTTACGCTGCTATGTTGGCTGCTCAAGATGTTGCCGCTAAATGTAAGGAAGTTGGTATCACTGCTCTTCACGTTAAACTTAGAGCTACCGGTGGTACTGGTACCAAGCAACCTGGTCCAGGTGGACAAGCTGCTCTTAGAGCTCTCGCCCGTGCTGGTATGAAGATCGGTAGAATTGAAGATGTCACTCCAATCCCATCCGACTCTACTAGAAGAAAGGGTGGtagaagaggtagaagacTTTAG